The Pseudomonadota bacterium genome contains the following window.
TTATATTCAATTCCTACAAGCGTAATGTCGTCCTGAAACTCTATTATACCTTCTCCAAAGTTATTAATAGAGGCTATTACCTTATTAAGCATGTTGTCAACAGTTTCGTTTTTAATGGTTTCAAGTAGGGAATAAAAACGTTCTTCACCGTAAAACTCACCATTTTTGTTCTGAAACTCAACTACACCATCTGTATAAAGTATAATTTTGTCTCTTTCTTTAAGCATTTTTTGTTCTTCTTCAAAGGGCATTATTCCACCCATCCCTATGATGGTCCCGCCTTTATCTAAAAATTCCATATTGCCATTGTGTCGCAGGAGTACAGGTGCTGGATGTGCGGCATTGCTGTAAAAAACCGTATTATCAAGGATATTAATAATTAAATATGTCATGGTAAAATATTTATCAAACCGCTCGAGAGGATATTCGTTGTCAAGGGCCTGCATCACTTCTTTAGGTGAAGCTATTTTATAACCTGGCGGCCTATCATATTTTCTTTTTGTAATATTGCCAATATTGGGTTGCAGTATCTGGGACAGGGAAACGGTAACGAGAGCAGAAGGAACGCCGTGACCGCTTACATCAATCATGTAAAAGGCTATATTGTTTTCATCGAGCTGGATAATGTTGAATATATCTCCCCCGATTAAATATGAAGGGAGAAATTTCCAGGCTACATCAAGTCCTTCAATATGCGGAATTTTTTGCGGCAGCAAACTTCGTTGAATGCCTCCCGCTGCCTCAAGGTCTTCATCAAGCCTTTTTTGCTTGACCGTTAATTCCCTGTTTTTGTCGATTAATTCATGGGTTAAGTGACGGATTTTAAGCTGGTTCTGCACCCTTGCAACCACCTCGCCCTTGTCAAAAGGCTTGGTAATATAATCTGCTCCGCCCATTTCAAGCCCTTTTATCTTATCTGCTGTGTCGGTTTTTGCAGAAAGAAAAATAATGGGTATATCCATTGTTTGCTCAGCCTGTTTAAACTTTACACATACTTCATAGCCATCAATTCCAGGCATTACAATATCGAGAAGTATAAGATCAGGGGCAAATGTGTCTGCCTTTTTAATTCCGTCAGAGCCATTGGATGCTTCCATCACCTCATATCCTGCCCTTTTCAGTATAAGTAAAAGAAGTTTTCTCAGATCTTCACTATCGTCGACAATCAGAATTTTATCTGCCATAGGCTATTATATTATAACCAACTATTCGTTTTGTAAAAGGTTTATTTACTATGTTTTTTTGAAAGTCTGCCCTTTTAGAGTAAAAGATTTTAAATAAGCTGTATAATATGAAAAATGAGCAGCGCAAAGAAGCGCGTAGGATAAATAACTCCATAAATCTCCCTTTTCCGGGCTCAAACCACCTCTGGTTTGAATACCAGCTATATCCATATCCTGTACCAGCAACTCAGAGAGAACATACACTTATTATTCTTATGAAGGACTCTGTATTGTTAAAAAAGGAGTTTATATATATCCGGGCCATGTTATCCCGCATTCTTCAAGGATTACAGATTATTCACAACTGGAATATCCCCAGCTAAAAGACTATTTCTTGGAAGATGTAAGAAAAAAAGTCAAGGAACATCATACAGCGCTTGAAAACATATTTATAAAACTTAAAAACAAAATGTCATCTGCCTGAGAAATATCTAAATCCATTGAACTTGAAGAACTTAGGTCGATAGTTGAGTCGGAAATATATTTAGAAATATTCAAAATTACTTTTTCTGATGATCATACCATGCTCTACCTGAACGTAATAAAAAAACTGGAAGACAAATTGTATCTCAACTACAATATCATAGTAATGCTGTATTTAGATTCATTGTAATTTTTTTATGATAACAGGTTAAAACTGCAACTGCTCGTTCAAGAAACCCGCCTTTTAAAAGCGAAGATATTCGTCTTTATTTAAAGTTCTTTTTGTTTTCAAAAACAGATGTTGCATAACCTGTTGAAAAACAATATTCATCAAGTTATTATATGTTTTGTAAGCATGTAGGATAAGCATCTTTTGAAAGGAGGAGCAATTCCCCATGACATATGATACCGATACAAGTAAAGGGAAAACAATTGTTCGCATAGACAAGGATTTGGAAGACCTGATACCCGGATACCTCGAAAACAGACAAAAAGATATAAAGTCCCTGCTGGTCTCCCTTGGGCGCGAGGATTATGAGAGCATACGGATTATAGGACATAGCATGAAAGGCTCTGGTGGAGGCTACGGATTTGATGATATCTCCACACTTGGCAAGTCAATAGAGGAAGCAGCAAAAGATAAAAATTATGAAGCAATCAAGAGATATGCCTATGAACTTTCAATTTATCTTGAAAACATTGACATAATTTATGCATAACCCGGACAGACCTTTAATTTTGAGTATTGATGATGATCCGGATATAAGGCGGCTTATCGAACAGATACTGATTAATAATAATTACGAGGTTGTTGCTGCCGAAAACGGAAAAAAAGCACTCCAGATAATTCACACATTGAAACCTGATCTAATTTTGCTTGATGTATTAATGCCGGACATGGATGGTTATGAAACCTGTTACCGGTTGCAGCAAAATACTGAAACTGCATATATACCTGTTTTATTTCTAACCGGCATTGAAGAAGAACAGAACAAAGCAAAGGCCTTTGCTGCAGGGGCAGTTGACTATATAGTAAAACCTTTTAAAAGAAAACTACTCCTTGAAAAAATTAAACAACATATAAATACAAAAACCCGTTGGAAAACAGTGGAAAAAGGGATTGTTCCGGAGCAGGAAGGAAAAATCACTCCTTCAGACTTTATTCAATTCAAAGAGTTTCTTGCCGAAGAACTCGGCTTTTCCTCTGACATAAAAGACAGGCTTATGCATACTATCCCTTCTCAAATCTATTCGATGCTTTCGGATTCAGGCATTCCGAGTAGTCAGGTGGCACAGCTTATCGCAAAGTTTTTTAGATTTCGTTACACGCCTATTATAGACCCCGATGATGTAAATCTGGGCATACTTTCTACACCTTTTTCGAAGAGCAACTCTGTTGTTGCCGTTAAGTCAGAGACTATGGACAATACGTATGTTCTGAGCAACCCTTTTAACTGGGAACTTCTTGCAGTTTTGAAAAAAAATTCAAGGTCAAAACAGATAGATATCGTAATCACTGAACCGGAGAATATAGCCTCATTATTAAAATACGGCACAACCGCTGCAGATCAAATGATTGACAAGCTCGAAGAAAAGATAAAGATTGCAAGACCTGCTTCTGAAAAAAAGAGCCTCATTACTGAAGAAGAAACTGAAAAACGTCCCGTGGTACATATTACAAATACAATTCTTTACACTGCCGTAACCAGCAAGGCAAGCGATATTCATATCGAACCAAAGGAAAAACATACCATAGTCCGATTCAGGATAGACGGGGATATGAGAGACATGTTTTCTCTGAACAAGGATACGGGCATTATGGTATTGACACGGTTAAAGGCCCTTGGAGGGCTTGATATTACAGAACGGCATAAACCACAGGACGGTTCCCTGGAAGCCATAATCAATAACAGAAGTTTCAAGCTCAGACTTGCAAGCACCTCAACACCCAGTGGAGAAAGTTTAATCATAAGGATGCTTGAACCGGATGCAAAGCAAAAGGATCTGAAAGAACTGGGAATGATGGATCAACAGTTCGAGACAATGCATGATTTTGCAGGACGAACTAAAGGCATGGTTCTC
Protein-coding sequences here:
- a CDS encoding SpoIIE family protein phosphatase codes for the protein MADKILIVDDSEDLRKLLLLILKRAGYEVMEASNGSDGIKKADTFAPDLILLDIVMPGIDGYEVCVKFKQAEQTMDIPIIFLSAKTDTADKIKGLEMGGADYITKPFDKGEVVARVQNQLKIRHLTHELIDKNRELTVKQKRLDEDLEAAGGIQRSLLPQKIPHIEGLDVAWKFLPSYLIGGDIFNIIQLDENNIAFYMIDVSGHGVPSALVTVSLSQILQPNIGNITKRKYDRPPGYKIASPKEVMQALDNEYPLERFDKYFTMTYLIINILDNTVFYSNAAHPAPVLLRHNGNMEFLDKGGTIIGMGGIMPFEEEQKMLKERDKIILYTDGVVEFQNKNGEFYGEERFYSLLETIKNETVDNMLNKVIASINNFGEGIIEFQDDITLVGIEYKKEG
- a CDS encoding Hpt domain-containing protein, whose protein sequence is MTYDTDTSKGKTIVRIDKDLEDLIPGYLENRQKDIKSLLVSLGREDYESIRIIGHSMKGSGGGYGFDDISTLGKSIEEAAKDKNYEAIKRYAYELSIYLENIDIIYA
- a CDS encoding ATPase, T2SS/T4P/T4SS family, with amino-acid sequence MSIDDDPDIRRLIEQILINNNYEVVAAENGKKALQIIHTLKPDLILLDVLMPDMDGYETCYRLQQNTETAYIPVLFLTGIEEEQNKAKAFAAGAVDYIVKPFKRKLLLEKIKQHINTKTRWKTVEKGIVPEQEGKITPSDFIQFKEFLAEELGFSSDIKDRLMHTIPSQIYSMLSDSGIPSSQVAQLIAKFFRFRYTPIIDPDDVNLGILSTPFSKSNSVVAVKSETMDNTYVLSNPFNWELLAVLKKNSRSKQIDIVITEPENIASLLKYGTTAADQMIDKLEEKIKIARPASEKKSLITEEETEKRPVVHITNTILYTAVTSKASDIHIEPKEKHTIVRFRIDGDMRDMFSLNKDTGIMVLTRLKALGGLDITERHKPQDGSLEAIINNRSFKLRLASTSTPSGESLIIRMLEPDAKQKDLKELGMMDQQFETMHDFAGRTKGMVLVVGPTGSGKTTTIYSLLSQIDCQKRSLISVEDPVEYRITFANQQQVDDKKGVTFEAILKSSVRQDPDILFIGEVRDSYSASIAVDFASTGHLAITTLHTSNATTAIFRLERLGISRGQMADSILGIVAQRLLKKLCPYCKEIVPISDEEADMLAPFTDQLPVEVAHPVGCPKCSETGYAGREGVYEIIPFEPETIEMVRANKSIVEIREYVAKTGVKLISHHAVEKVKEFLFSPQAVYEKILVEEQLLQTQQSTQMADKIPDIPVIEQISVLVKTDSEKISMLVVEDDMDTQRLITRYLQGEGYDVRVANDGIDALMQLAQKNFNLILSDIQMPNLDGFKFMELKQQKGIETPLIFITSQDSDEDEIKGFKLGATDFIKKPVKKDVLLLRIKKALKGI